The Silene latifolia isolate original U9 population chromosome 4, ASM4854445v1, whole genome shotgun sequence region TTGTGGGTATTATTTGGATGTAAGGATTGTTATTGATTGTATGTGATTTCAGAAACTTAGCTTGTGCACACAGATTAATCTCATCAATGTTTATTAGAGTAGTTCGGTTTGTTAATAGCCTAGGTATTGCTTTTGGTGTAGATTCAGTGCGTAATGTCATAACTTTTAAGCTTATGAAATTGTTTATCTCTGATACTTCTTATGTCCCCAATCATATGtttaactttgattaaaatatccctCATAATGAATAtttaatgtaaacaaatgactaagacgAAAACCATACATGTTACTTATTTTAGGTTGTGTTTTCTTAGTATAGAGAGATGAGCTCGTTCATAATTACTCGGAAGAATACTCCTTTTCAGAAACACGGACAAGACAAAAGGCGAAGATGAAGGTGAAATTATGTTATGATTTGAGTCTGGGAACCTTGCGTTGTCTGCAAGTGGTTTGTGAGTTTTTTTCCTGATACTTTTGATGTTTAATATAGAGGGAATTCATCGACTCATTCCAAGGAGAGTATGTTCCAGGTTTAAAGGCATTTATACGAGGAGGCTTGATTGATCCTAAGAAGAAAGCAAAAGCTGACTCTCAATCAAAACATTTGTGGGAATATTTATTGCTTGGAGAAAAGTATAGGTGAGAAAAAACAAAGATTTAtcaaatatttttgaattttaaagGCGACGTTTCCATCCATGTTTAGATTAATGGCTGATAGCTTGACATTCACCGGTGAGGAAAATTAGAGCTGTTAATAAAAAAACAGGGTGGCGACAAACCTTCATCTATTTATGAGTACTTTTTATTTTTACTGCTCAAAGTCTCTATGTTTGCTTAAATTAGAAAAATAATTTTGTATGACTCAGAATCTCATCTAATGAATTATGCTGACCTTGCTTAAATTGTTCTCGTGAGAATAGCCTAGAAAACTTTGATCGGTAAAGCCAATTATTATGTTCTAAAGTTAGTTACTCTTTATCGTCTACTCCTTCCGCTACCCTTGGGTTAAATTCTTTATTGGGTAATGGAGAAGGTAGTAATGGAGAAGGCCAGTAGGCGAAGTTGGGTCATGGATAACACAATTACATTAACTTAAGACTTTTTATTATGCGACAAGCGTCATCACTTCTCTTTGTAGAATTCGGGATGTGTAATATTCACCCCTTCTACCCTTCCCCTTACTTTAAATTGCTCATTTGGGTGCTAACTGGTCTGTGATTTTATGCTGAGTAGTGGAAAATGTATTTGCTACTCTTGTAGTCTGTTACGTGTTTTTGATAGATGCAACTTGTTTCTACTTCTATGTTTCTTTTAGTGGGAAGAATGTTGACGTCTTCTGAATTTTATTTTATGGCTAATTATGATGGTCTTTGCTGAAGGTTACTGCTTATGTCTTATTCAAATTGATACTAGCTTCGACACATTACGGTGTTCTTATGCACTGGTTCCCTTTAGAAAGCAGCTACAACGAAGTCGTTTTCCCttcctttattttcttttaaGAATGTTCTAAACTGCTGATTAGGGATATGAATGTGCCAATAATTAGCGACTTGCTACTGCTGATGGCCGAAAATTGTCTCTGAATCATAATGAAGTTGGTGTGGGGATTAAGAGTGATAGGCAAATTGGGTGTAATGCAACTTTGGGAAGTAATAAGTCTAGCTTttgattatatgctcttaaacaCATGGATTTTTTTGAGGTGGAGGAAAGGGGAGTCGGAGGGGGCAAGTAGAGTAGGAAAAAGGGAAAGAGGGGAAGGAAAAGGAGGAGGATATTGGCTTGAGAAAAAAGAGATTAGGTTAGCTCATTGTATAACCACTGGGCAACCAGTGAGCTATGATAAGAGAAGGGGCATGACATTTTGTTGAAGTAGGAGGGATAATGAGAGCGAGAGGGGAAGAGACAAGTAGAGCTCAATGAAATGAGTAATCCGGGTGAACTAAGGAAAGAGAGGATGACATTTTATCAAAGAAGAGGAGGGGAAAGGGTTGGATGAGGAGGATGAGGCGAAGGGGCGGCAGGAGGAATGAGAGGGTATGGGGGGGGAGCCGAGGGTATAACCATCACCGGTTGGATGCGGGAAGAGGGAGGGGGCATGACACGTTGAAGAGTTAAGCAGAGGAAAATGGTTGTGTCCAAGCAAGGATGGGAATGGAGGATGTAGGAGTTTTGCGAATAATTTGGTCAAAGAACTTGGTGTCAGCCTGTCTGAGAACTTGGCTATTTTGGCTATCTCTGATGTATGAGTTGTATATTTGCTTTGAATTGCTATTTGGTTTGGGATGGAAGTTTACATTTTCGGACTTACCAGAGGTTACACAGTACATCTACTCTCCGATCAAACGCAGATAGCCATGTCTTCTGTATTCGACGATGATGAAACTACGCTGTCGTTCGGTTTCCTAGGAGCTGCATTTAGCCACTCTTATTTTCTCCTGTGTATTAGTTTGAATTTATTGTTAGTTTGTTGATTATGCACTCAATTGCTTAAATCACTTTTCGGAATTGTGCAATTGTTTTCTTGCTTCACCCTTTAATTTGCTATTTTTGCTAAAGATGACCGTAGTTGACTTAAATACTATAGGGTTACAAATGTTTTTAGATGAAAACATAGAATAGGGAAAGAAAAGATCAAAACTTAAAAGAGAGGGAAAATAAAGAACAATTCTTTGAGATTTTATGCGTGTCCGACGACCTATGTTAGCTAAGGCAGAGAATAGAGAGGGGCACAGAGCACCCTATTCACACGTCCCTTCCCACGCAGAAGCAATAAGAGTGTTTTCTCTCTCATAGATAAGGTAATGTACTAAGCAATAAGGTAATGTAATAAACAACAATTGTGTTCATTTTACGATAAAATCTGTTTGTTTATCACGTGCATGCATATCATTGACGTTTTTTTTCCTATTCCGAATTGGTGGTCTACCAGTTTCTAACTACTTATGGTGTTCTACTGGTTTCTAAGGACAATAGAGCTATACTCCACGTCCTGGAAGGTTTGTTGAAAAAAATAATACACTTCAATGGGTATCATACTTAGGAGGAATGTGATTAGAACCCTGATTAATTGCCTTTTCTTTTATGAATTCTATTGACAGAAATAGAGATCTCATGTGACCAAGTACTGGGAATTGGCGAGTTTTTATGATGGAAGGCTAAAACGATAATTATAAACCTACGCTAAAATATGATCAAGAATGAAACTAGCTAATATAAATATTTTGGGGATATGACACGCGATTATAGAGTGcttagattaatttatttcaaATAGCCGCAAATTTAGTAACGTTCAGGTTAGTTAAAAAAAAGGTCTTACAAAATACAACTTAcaactaaaactaataacaacgtaACTATCGGAAAATGCGAAACTAAACATAATTTGTCAATTGTTGAGCGACATTAATAGATTCACACACTTACAATCTACAAGATAGTTCACTTACATACCAATAAATAAAATCTTAAAAGGAGAAAAACTAAATCGATTTCTATATCTTGGGGGTATCGCGCGCAACGCGCGTGTTACAACTAGTATACGAAAATGACCTTATGTGAAGTGTGATTCAACCCCAAATGAACCAATAACTTGACATCtgaaattgacccgacccgactcaAAACGTGTAGCAGACCCGAAATtatccaaccccaaattgtgctGGCCCAAACTCGACCTCATTGTCCCCCATTTGCCACCTCTTACTCTAGCATCATACTTCCCGTTCTAAATTTGCCAACAAACATGGCTGATTCTATTCACCATCgaatatattttaaaaaaaaaattaagcatCATCGTATTCTAATATTGACAATGACATAACATTTGATCATTCTTGGTGAGAAATGATAAATctcggtaataataataattcaaaaaaaaaagggtCTATTACTAACCACTAGAGACTAGAACCAATAAACCAAGTAATTGATGGTAATCTTGAGCAGTTGATGGTCGTTTATCTAAATGGTGAGGAGATCAAGATCGTACCCAACGAACAAATGCCTCCACTTCCAACCGAGGGCAAATACCGGAGACAAATAGTCGTCAACTCTGGTTTAGGGCCATTAAAGTCAACGAGCCGAGCATATCACTTCAGGTCATGTACAAGTATGTTCTTATATGGAGTAAATTGCGATGGACGTACCCATGAAAGTGAGAGATGTCTCATGAGTTGAAATCGCTTGGTTTGCCTATCTTGATGTTTTGTTGCTTGAGAAACGCAGTGATGGCATTTCTCTGCCACCCCTTGAAGCTTCTGCATTCCACAAGCAACCAGAGTTAAATTGTAGCTTGGAAGTAAAACAGAAAAGGCAAGTAGTAATCACCCAATCACGTGAGTATGTGACCGTCTTTAACAAAATAAACTACCTTCCCAAATTCCGCAATTCCTCCCTAGTATAGAAGGAATAAGGACAAGACATTCTAATAAAAGAGTGAACAATAAAGTATAAACCATTTTAGTTATGGTGTCAAACAGCAAGTGCTTAATCTTGCAGTATCTTCAGTATCCATTTCCCACTTtcatttgtgagagggacactatccgtttatagctatagacggatagtgtccgtctataatgagaatttgtgcttcaACATATTTCACGATAACTTTAACAAAGTAAAATAATCTTTATTTGGCACGAATGTATAAATCTGTATCAAGTGTGAATCCCCTCTCCGTTTTTTAATTAGTTGCTTCAATAAGACTTAATTTTTCCAAGCAACTAATGATCAAATTCTCAAGTTTTCAACAATAGTTGGAAACTGTGATTTAGAATCACCTTGGTTTAAGAATAACATAAGAAAGGTTAAATAATATGCCATATAAGATTGACTAAAAGCTTTGAACACTCACTCACTTTTGATCAAGATGAGCCACAATTTCACCTCCAGGGAAACCAGCATTAGTAGCCTCAGAAGCAGCTCTGATAGCTTCTTTCCAAGTGCCACCGACGTTTTTAGCATCAGATTCTACATTTGATTGGCCCGGATCATCCATCGGCAAGGAATATCCAGAAAGAAGATGTCCTACCCAAACATTTTCTTTCCTGTAATCATTAGAGTATACCACTAACTTATTTGTTTAAAGGATTAAGAATAGTAGCGCACATAATCACACAATTCGAATATAGCACATATATCAGCTCATAATTCTCGTGCAAATTCATGTTACAGTATGTAATATCCAGTAGTAGGTTATACCACAGGTTTCGACAAAGACAAGTGCATTTCAAGATTCTGGATTCCCTTGCCATTTGGAAAGGCAAAAGCGATTACCTCACTTCCCCAGAGTTACACTTCACTGTCCTTCCAAACAGCAAATCTAAACACAATTTTAATCCATAAATTACAGCACACTAAGAAAGAACTCTGTGACTTCTTACACAAACTCCGCCACACTTTCTTCCTTCATAAGAATCATGACTAACTTGAATACAGATGTGTCCTCACGGCATAACACTATCAAGAGGTCAATGCGTAGGTTTATCTAAATGCACATAAGTTAATGTGGAAGGAGAATTTATATGACAACAATATAATAGAATACAAAACATAGTTTGTTTGGGAATAACTAAGATTACAAATGCCATGAATTAAAATGACAATTAACAGCTAACACCGTGCATGCATGCAGTTTTGAATATGTAGAGAATGAAAATTTTAAGAGTATACAACAGCTTTACCACAGTGCCTTACGGGATCTGCGTATGGTGGGGTTAAAAAGAGGGTCAGTACACGGCTCTAACCCTTGTGTTAGATATTATAGAGAAGCTGTTTAGGGTGATGCATGAAGAAAAAAAGATTCAAGAATAACATCGAATGACTCCATATTCATAATAACAAGATTAAGGAATACAGCTTACATAATTATGTCCATATGGCGTGGTACATAATGTCCGCCTCCTAGCCCAAGCAAAACTTTCTTTTTGTCAACTTCCCTGCTTAGACATGAACAGAATTCAGTAGGTTCCATAATAACAAGGATGCAATGTAGTCAACAAGTGGAGTAATTTTTGCATACTCCCTTCCCATCCACGGCAAACTACCAACGGCCCGCAAATATGTACGGGAGATTTTTGAAAAGAGGGTAGTTGgtgtggataggagggagtatttcttTTGATAACAAAAAGAAATAATCTCATAAATAATGGAAAAAAGAAGACTTTGTAGCATGGCCCAAGAGTAAGAATTGGTTGAACAGAAACATATCAGGTCTAAACACTTATCTGAGGATTTTAACAAATATCTATTCCGAATACAGAAATCTATCTTCACTTTAAGAAATTCTCATAAGACACTATCCAAACCAACTGCCAGTTTGCCCCGATCAGCCCCAATGTTAACAACATAAAGagacttgttcggttgttccgcATGAACCAGAGTGAAGATTAATTAACAATGAGGCGCAGCTGTTTAGTGAGGTGTTTTTCTTCATTAACATCTGAAAATCTAATTATATCTAGAAAACTTTGAATAGAATAAAAGACAATATATATAGCTATAAATCGCAGACTATTGGGATCGAAGAAAATAATTTCGACATGTCACTGAGATTGAGGAATAAAAAACAAAAGCTGCAAGCACTAAACACGTTGGAGGTGTACCTCACCCTTTCACCGATAGAAGAAATGGTGGGCTGCACGTTATGGATTCATCACTTAGCCAACAAGCAAAAGGAAGCAAAACTAAAATTGATGATTCTTTCTTGTTGGCATTTTTACCTAAAAGATCTCGTTCTCATTTTAATCGTCATTTCTTTAGTTTCTCTTTAGTCTTTGGTTCAATTTATTACGCTTTCGCGCACTCTCTACCCCAACGTAAACAAGCGCATAATAACATAAAGTAAGATGTACCTGGCCCACTCACCCACAGCAGCACTACCTCCCAATCCAAGCCCCTCCCAAACTAACTGCAAACGTGCAAAAACAAAATGTCAGAATGTCAGATATGCAAAGGAGTATGTGTTACATTGTCACTATTATCATGCAATGGTGGCACTTACAAAAAAAAAGGGTCTTCTAGAATGAAGTAAAGCAGTAACCAAACACAAGCATGACAGTAAAAGAAAAATTTTCAGCGCCAATGTTACTCAACTGTAGCCATGACTTGAGCAGCATCCTCCCTCTTCCAGTAATCGAGTGTGCTACCTGTACAACCAAATTTGCGCCAACTAATGGAATCTATAGAAGAATGAAATCTAAAGTGCATGAAATCTAAATGATAATTATAATCACTTCAGAAATGCTGTGAAGATCCTATGACATTGGAATTTTATCAACAAAAACAACCTCGCATAGTCTAAATGTAATCACTTTCATATTAAAGTTACGTGTTAAGAGCCTAAAACCTAAAATAATGCACCTTTTGTTCATTATCTACAGACAACGGAGGTTCACCAAACAAAAATACAGATCAATACAGATCTCAGAGAGATTAACTCAAATCTTATAGCATCCACCGTCTAGTTTCAGTATTTCACATATTCTAGTCTTAATCCTTTCCAGTATTAGTCTGCGTGTTCAAGTTACTTTGAGGCTGAAAATGTCACTTTGGAGGGTCACATTGTTTGATTTCAATAAATTTAAGACTTGGAAAGCACAAGTTAATTCCTGTCTTAGCCAAGAATAAAATGTTCAATAAAATAGGGAAGAAGTGAAGAACACTCACCAATCTCAAGAAACATAGTTGGCTTACAAGTCACAGGTCCATGATGAGTAGCCTCCATAGTTATCTATATTAGACAGTGAAATTGCAATAATGTGGAGTGCAATAAATTAAAGTATACAAACTAACGGTGAAATGGTAGGCACGAACCTCAAATTCAGGGAGTAAATTATGGGAGTGAGCGATTTTCTTCAAGAGCCGGATCCATGGTCCCATCCTAGGATCGGGTGGTGCCGCCCAGCCTGGCCTCCCTCCTTGAGGTGGCACATCTCCTTCTTTCAAATGTGGCACTCCTACATATTGCCATCAACCAAATACAAGGGTATGAAAGGCTCAAAATAAGTGATAGTGGCACCAAAATTATCCACAAACAACAAAGGTAAATATAAAGGCTCAAAATTAGTGCTCTATTACCCACCCCATTGCAACCCACACTATGATGAATGAATATATACTGAAAGAGAAACAAGAAGAAGCGGGAAAAAGGGCATGCATATAAATTGAAGTagtaatatactccctccgtcccggtcatttgttgtcctttggttttggcaaaaagaccaaggaaatgggagtgggccaattactaaatgacaaggggaataaattgagtgtgaatgatcaaattgctcatcaaattcattcttaaaatagaaaggacaacaaatgactgcttAGCGAAACAGGATCCCCGATCCAAGCCATCTAGCAAGGAAGCTACTTCTAATTTGGGTGGTTCCCTCTTTCGATTTCAAACCCAGAGCTAGCTGGTTCTCCCCGAAATgcgacaccccaaaatggaaaaggacaacaaatgaccgggacagagggagtaataataataccaataggATGAATGGTGAGAGCAGGACGATTAGAAAGAGCAGTATGTTTACTGAGGAAGATAATATTATCAACAAATTCATTGGTGAAATGTTCCCAACGAATATCTAAATTGTCTTCAACCACAATGCTTTTATCATGCTGCAACAATCTCACCCCTTTTTCAATCATATAACTCCTTACACCCTACGATACAATCACTTCAacacatcattattcattcaaatcatcaaaatcaaacATTCAACCTTCAATTAAAAAGAAGAATAAATTAACCAACCTCGAAAGACGGTCCAGGAGACCAGGTGGTCATGGCTAGTAGGGCAGAAGCTGGCCCAACTGAGGCTGGATCAATGGTTGTTGACACCACTAAAGTTAccatctttctttctctctctaactaTTATTTTACAAACTCACACTTGAATGTTGATGCTACCCAGGATCCAAGACCACCTCCGTGTAAAGCACACGTATTGTTTAATTATAAATCAATCAATATTATATTCGCAAAAGTGGTAATTAGGCCCCTTAACTCTgatcaattgtgaaattaggccccataacttttatttggagcaatcaagccccttaagtttcaTCAAAAGTaaaattcaaccccattttttaaatttacacaagaattttaattaaaaacaatttatattagtattaaacaatttattaaataactaaaaattactaattgcaactttacgaatttttacataatttattaatcattgaagaacacttttacatacatatttagtaaattgtttataatttatataacattcatacatatataataaattgtctatatattataaaattcaaaacaaaataattctcaatatttaatataaatataaaagttctaaaattataaaaaaaatattttatatttgataaattgtattaaaagtTAAATTAATATACGAATTTggtgaaaattatgaaaatggggttgaatttcacttttggtgaaacttaaggggtttgattgctccaaataaaacttatagggcttaatttcacaattgaacagAGTTAAGGGGtctaattaccactttcgcgatATTATATATTAACTAGttgaaaagcccgtgcgatgcacggggctcccaTTAGGGTCGTCTTTATAAATATATTCTATAGTTGATAAAAGAAGTTCAATTATGTTTAAATCATTGATAAACAAAAGCTCGTGGTTGGGATAGTTGATCAATGAACTATTGGTGCTTTTAGCATAAGAGTTTTGTCATTTAGTAGTTATCATTTCAGTTGTAAAACATCAAATAACATAGTAAGAGtatgtaattagtttttccattattGTTATAGAAATCATTGGTTTTAattaaactagttttaaacccgtgcaaattgcacgggaagGCTatattaattattgttatttaaaaaaaaaaatttaagacAAATCTTTATATTAATTATCATCTCCGGCCTTTTaaacaatgttttaaaataaagcaataaaattgttTTACTTTTTATAATGTTATATCTAAGTCTTCAAAATTGAATTATAAATTTCATTTGTAATTAGCGTAATTGATGCATGAGGGTCAATTTGTCGAGTATTGTTGTAATCCAGCATGTCCTATAGTTTAGCTAAATTTGAGTGCCTGTGCAAATTGTTAAACCTGTTTTTATTTAAAACGCATTCACGTTTGTAGAAATCGTGCACGACAAATCATGGATATTTCGACCCGTGCACATTTAAAATGATAATTTTCACCCGTTCATTTGGTACATGTTAATTAGTGAAATAGGACGAAATGAAAATTGTGACATGTGCAAATTTTGAGAGATTTAGTCAAATGGTTAATTAttccacaaattcttgtttgtgacggtacatatccgtcactcatgagtgacggataccattttacctcacaaagtacccactttttctctctctgcaacactattcatgtggtcccctttctccactaacccattttgttaccattttaactcacaaaatatccgccacaaatggtaacccgtcacaagggagaccaattgtaatTATTCAAACCCGTTAAATTATTATACAAATATATAATAAATAAAAAGTAAACAATATTGTTATATAGTTCATAGATTTTATTAGAATGCACTATaaatattgttattatttatgGTGCTTAATAAAAAATGTGCTATTAATTGTACGGGTTTACTATTTGAAAATTTGTTATtgtaaaaaaaactaaaaaataattaaaaaccgTATTCGATAtggtttttttttatcaaaaaccACATCAATTCAAAAACTCGTATAATAAAGATCATACATCACTTCATATACTTTATTGTAAGTATATTTTTGATGACCCGCCATCAATGAGCTTATGAAAACATAAGTTTTGAGGTATATACAATATTCCTAAGATGAGCTGATATATAATATCACCCAACAATAATTAATAGAGTATTATTTTTGGTTTGGGTAAGGTAATCGTATTTCACATATATGGTGTAAGGTACTCGTATAACTTCCTTCCAAGATTCATTTAGTCTTCTTTAAAGTAGAGGTATCCGTTTTAatattaaaacgggttaaatttTACCATAAAGTACATATGGTGACAAATCTTTTACGTTTTCTATGCATTCTGATTTTGTCGTCATCCCACAGGAACATATCTTACCCGCTTaaagtttaagacggatatacccgtcttaaatgagaatttggcTGCAACAGTAAGCCTccacttaagacggatatatctgtCTTAATAATAAAATGTTTCAGGTATCATCCGAGCTTTTACCCATGTCTTCTGCTTTTGTTTTTTGCTAATTATTTGACGTGTATTAAGTTTGAGATGAAAtaaccgtcttaaatgagaatttgtgtaaaaatAAGTACTCTATATTTTAGCCCTACTTATTTAACCCATATAAGTACGTTCAAACTTCAAAACAAAAATTTAGCCCATATAAGCAAcctcaacctcaacctcaacctcaaccCATTATAAACACATGTACCATTCTCTCCAAATAAGCTCGTTGTTTCATCCCATATGGCTCATAAGTCATAATCCCATTACGCAACATGAACCATCAATCTCTCTCACAGTCTCACACCCTTCCGCCGCTCTCATATCACTCTTTATAATATACAAAATTCTAA contains the following coding sequences:
- the LOC141652989 gene encoding D-aminoacyl-tRNA deacylase-like: MVTLVVSTTIDPASVGPASALLAMTTWSPGPSFEGVRSYMIEKGVRLLQHDKSIVVEDNLDIRWEHFTNEFVDNIIFLSKHTALSNRPALTIHPIGVPHLKEGDVPPQGGRPGWAAPPDPRMGPWIRLLKKIAHSHNLLPEFEITMEATHHGPVTCKPTMFLEIGSTLDYWKREDAAQVMATLVWEGLGLGGSAAVGEWAREVDKKKVLLGLGGGHYVPRHMDIIMKENVWVGHLLSGYSLPMDDPGQSNVESDAKNVGGTWKEAIRAASEATNAGFPGGEIVAHLDQKSFKGWQRNAITAFLKQQNIKIGKPSDFNS